From the Streptomyces sp. KMM 9044 genome, one window contains:
- a CDS encoding dTMP kinase, with protein MQNTRNPFIVVEGLDGTGKTTLRKGLFRLFEGLYRVTPLAVLTTNFLDASVAADLVEGKYQPSADNQYRYLAALAADKQATATRLIAPSLPARPVIADRWLLSELAFFAVKHDRSPKETYPHLAEHLGVIPDLTLVLDISPEAAMERAAARSGDATRPDWDVLDIQARVREVYQTVTDEAAAYPALGPVVRIDAANDRATVLHTAWQALDQRGLFPELSE; from the coding sequence ATGCAGAACACACGTAACCCGTTCATCGTCGTCGAGGGCCTGGACGGCACCGGCAAGACCACCTTGCGCAAGGGGCTCTTCCGCCTCTTCGAGGGCCTGTACCGGGTCACCCCGCTCGCGGTGCTGACCACCAACTTCCTCGACGCATCGGTGGCCGCCGACCTGGTCGAGGGCAAGTACCAGCCGTCCGCCGACAACCAGTACCGCTATCTGGCCGCGCTCGCCGCGGACAAGCAGGCCACCGCCACCCGACTGATCGCGCCGTCGTTGCCGGCGCGCCCGGTGATCGCGGACCGGTGGCTGCTGTCCGAACTCGCCTTCTTCGCGGTCAAACACGACCGGAGCCCGAAGGAGACCTACCCCCACCTGGCCGAACACCTCGGCGTCATCCCCGACCTCACGCTGGTCCTCGACATCTCACCCGAGGCCGCCATGGAGCGGGCCGCCGCCCGCTCCGGCGACGCCACCCGCCCGGACTGGGACGTCCTGGACATCCAGGCCCGCGTCCGCGAGGTCTATCAGACGGTCACCGACGAAGCCGCCGCCTACCCGGCCCTGGGCCCGGTGGTCCGCATCGACGCCGCCAACGACCGCGCCACCGTCCTGCACACCGCCTGGCAGGCCCTCGACCAGCGTGGCCTGTTCCCTGAACTGTCCGAATGA
- a CDS encoding bifunctional class I SAM-dependent methyltransferase/NUDIX hydrolase: MPAEDTNTRAWQIYGRRQLARAYTPPIPDRLGWTPWEGVGPGAEVLGDVTGRRVLDIGSGAGHHAVHLAQAHGAHVTGIELSPTQHERAVSAHADVDGVEFVQADVTEYLAGAEPFDAAYAIGTLAFIDPHRSLPALRDGLRPGAPLILSLLHTDLHGRGPSTEVAPREQMILLRDDPPLPTQMWVLAPQLWEDLLTECGFRVEAIDLLPHPDENATVIQQLIRARRLPARPARLSSRPRSTQAPAAHAAVGVGAILLSEQGILLGRHRRGTFELPGGSVEAGESFEDAVIRELAEETGLVAHAEDVELLGTLVDHVEGVLRVTVGALVHAWQGHPTTQPDESVGDWAWYPLDQLPDGLFVCSAQILTAWRPDLPIDHPPAHFTRFASGPAATPGNGPI, translated from the coding sequence TGCCCGCCGAGGACACCAACACCCGGGCCTGGCAGATCTACGGCCGGCGCCAACTGGCCCGCGCCTACACCCCACCCATCCCCGACCGGCTCGGCTGGACGCCCTGGGAAGGGGTCGGGCCGGGAGCAGAAGTCCTCGGCGACGTCACCGGCCGCCGCGTCCTGGACATCGGCTCCGGAGCCGGCCACCACGCCGTCCACCTGGCCCAGGCTCACGGAGCCCACGTCACCGGCATCGAGCTGTCCCCGACCCAGCACGAGCGCGCCGTCTCCGCCCACGCGGACGTTGACGGCGTTGAATTCGTGCAAGCAGACGTGACCGAGTACCTGGCCGGAGCCGAGCCGTTCGACGCCGCGTACGCCATCGGGACGCTCGCCTTCATCGACCCGCACCGCTCGCTGCCGGCACTGCGCGACGGACTGCGTCCGGGCGCCCCCTTGATCCTCTCGCTCCTGCACACCGACCTGCACGGCCGCGGTCCGTCCACGGAGGTGGCGCCGCGCGAGCAGATGATCCTGCTGCGCGACGACCCGCCCCTGCCGACACAGATGTGGGTCCTGGCACCGCAGCTGTGGGAGGACCTGCTCACCGAGTGCGGCTTCCGCGTCGAAGCCATCGACCTGCTGCCACACCCCGATGAGAACGCCACGGTCATCCAGCAGCTCATCCGCGCCCGGCGCCTGCCCGCCCGGCCTGCGCGCCTCTCCAGCCGACCCCGCAGCACCCAGGCGCCAGCCGCCCACGCGGCCGTCGGCGTCGGAGCGATCCTGCTCAGCGAACAGGGCATCCTGCTGGGCCGGCACCGCCGCGGCACCTTCGAACTGCCCGGCGGAAGCGTGGAGGCCGGGGAATCCTTCGAAGACGCGGTGATCCGCGAACTTGCCGAGGAGACCGGGCTGGTCGCTCACGCCGAGGACGTGGAGCTTCTGGGCACGCTCGTCGACCACGTCGAAGGTGTCCTGCGGGTCACCGTCGGCGCGCTCGTCCACGCCTGGCAAGGGCATCCGACCACGCAGCCGGACGAGAGCGTCGGCGACTGGGCGTGGTACCCGCTCGATCAGCTCCCCGACGGCCTGTTCGTGTGCAGCGCCCAGATCCTCACTGCATGGCGGCCCGACTTGCCCATCGACCACCCACCCGCGCACTTCACGCGTTTCGCATCCGGACCAGCGGCCACGCCGGGCAACGGCCCGATCTGA